A region of Mauremys mutica isolate MM-2020 ecotype Southern chromosome 2, ASM2049712v1, whole genome shotgun sequence DNA encodes the following proteins:
- the GCM2 gene encoding chorion-specific transcription factor GCMb, producing the protein MVNMSKGLQEDSDCVCSYGMKLTWDINDPKLPQEPKHFDGFQEWPDGYVRFIYSVEEKNAQRHLSGWAMRNTNNHNCQILKKSCLGVVVCARNCMLPDGTRLQLRPAICDKARQKQQKKACPNCNSALEIIPCRGHSGYPVTNFWRLDGKAIFFQAKGVHDHPRPESKSETEARRSAIKKQVSSSHLSQKKRLIDSETRRYHDSSGHFNNIHHLSCMEGPEKFSIITDTSFPIPTQPYPAFQNTDPYKATYDSASFQGDMASPFQKRPNPRIFLPRPGGYEFEVPSYISSSSYPTFYKDLANTPVDTDPLNLTGLQYNGNSLNAHDKHFDSGHHGLKQILGKTGYGDRSDYGQIQANANPSYYSGEYPCRYGSNPSPAATALQTVITTTTKVSYQAYKPSVMKCSDNTCDIKNPQNCTHTAENISGTVYPGIKIQEDYGVVKPALLYQHDPVPTKSEQVETVDTYHYGPNPGNSCSEHEGQSFRFESGEY; encoded by the exons ATGGTGAACATGTCCAAGGGCCTCCAGGAAGACTCGGACTGCGTGTGCTCCTACGGGATGAAGCTAACCTGGGATATCAATGACCCCAAACTGCCTCAG GAGCCCAAGCACTTTGATGGCTTCCAGGAGTGGCCAGATGGCTATGTGCGATTTATCTACTCTGTCGAGGAAAAGAACGCACAGCGGCATCTCAGCGGCTGGGCCATGCGCAACACCAATAATCACAACTGCCAGATCCTCAAGAAGTCCTGCCTTGGAGTGGTGGTTTGTGCCAGGAACTGTATGCTGCCAGATGGTACCAGGCTGCAACTCCGACCTGCTATCTGTGACAAGGCACGCCAGAAGCAACAAA AGAAAGCCTGTCCAAACTGTAACTCAGCCCTAGAGATAATTCCTTGCCGGGGACACAGTGGCTACCCAGTCACTAACTTTTGGAGGCTTGATGGCAAGGCAATATTTTTCCAG GCCAAAGGAGTCCATGACCACCCTAGACCAGAGAGCAAATCGGAGACAGAGGCAAGAAGAAGTGCCATTAAGAAACAAGTGTCCTCTTCTCACCTTTCCCAGAAAAAGAGGCTTATAGACTCGGAG ACAAGAAGGTATCATGATAGCAGTGGTCATTTCAACAACATTCATCATTTGTCATGCATGGAAGGCCCAGAAAAATTCAGTATCATTACAGACACCAGCTTCCCAATTCCAACTCAGCCTTACCCTGCATTTCAAAATACAGACCCTTACAAAGCTACTTATGACTCAGCCAGCTTCCAAGGAGACATGGCATCACCATTCCAAAAGCGTCCTAACCCAAGAATCTTTTTACCTAGGCCGGGGGGCTATGAATTTGAAGTTCCTAGTTATATAAGTTCCAGCTCTTATCCAACATTTTACAAAGATTTGGCAAATACCCCAGTGGATACAGACCCCCTTAATTTGACTGGACTTCAGTATAATGGTAATTCATTGAATGCCCACGATAAACACTTTGATAGTGGACATCATGGGCTGAAACAAATCTTGGGGAAAACTGGTTACGGAGATAGGAGTGACTATGGACAGATTCAAGCAAATGCTAATCCCTCTTACTACAGTGGGGAGTATCCTTGCAGGTATGGTAGCAATCCCTCTCCAGCTGCCACAGCTTTACAAACTGTTATCACTACAACTACTAAAGTATCCTACCAGGCCTACAAGCCCTCTGTGATGAAGTGCAGTGACAATACATGTGACATAAAAAATCCTCAGAACTGTACCCATACAGCAGAAAACATCTCAGGAACTGTTTATCCAGGGATAAAGATTCAAGAAGACTATGGTGTGGTCAAACCAGCTTTGCTTTACCAGCATGATCCAGTTCCCACAAAGTCAGAACAAGTGGAGACTGTGGATACATATCATTATGGGCCAAACCCAGGAAACAGCTGCTCTGAGCATGAAGGACAGTCATTCAGATTTGAGAGTGGTGAATACTAA